CGCTCGACGACGCCAGCCGGGTCCGCGAGCTCTCCCGGATGCTCGCCGGGCTCGAGGACTCCGACACCGCCCTCGCGCACGCCGAGGAGCTGCTGGCCACCGCCCAGGAGTCGCGGCCGGTGTGACCGGCGGCACGCGCCCGCGCCCCAAGGGTCGCCGGGGCACGCCGCCGAGGTCCGCGGAACCGTTGGCCGCGCGTGTCATGCTGGCGGCGCCATGAAGTTCCCCTCCCGCCAGACGCCCCACGCGAGCCTGCCCGGGATCACCGGCACCGCCCGCGTCGACCGCCGCACCCAGGCCGTGACCCGGCGGATCCGACCCGGCGACATCGCCGTCATCGACCACCTGGACCTCGACCGAGCCCACGCCGAGGCGCTGCGTGACGCCGGTGCCGCCGCGGTGGTGGACGCCGCCTCCCTGATCTCCGGGCGGTACCCGAACCTCGGGCCGGATCTGCTGGCCCAGGCCGGGGTGGTGATGGTCGACGAGGTCGGTGCCGACGCGTTGAAGGAGATCCGCGACGGCAGCACCCTGCGCGTCCACGACGGTCGGGTGTTCGCCGGCGAGGAGCTGGTGGCCACCGGACGGGCGCTCACCCCGGAGAAGCTCGCCGCCCAGATGGAGGAGGCCCGCGGTGGCCTCGCGACCCAGCTGCAGAGCTTCACCCACAACACGACCGAGTTCCTGCGCCGCGAGCAGGACCTGCTGCTGCACGGCCAAGGGGTGCCGACGCTGACCACCCGCGTCCACGGCCGTCCGGTCGTGGTGGTGGTGCGCGGCTACGACTACCGCGAGGACCTGCGCCGGCTGCGACGCTTCATCCGCGAGCAACGGCCGGTGCTGGTCGGGGTCGACGCCGGTGCCGACGCGCTGGTCGCCGCGGGCCACCGTCCCGACGTGGTCGTGGTCGGCGAGGACGGTCTCGCCCAGAGCAACACCGGCGGCGACCAGGGCCAGACCGTCTCGGACAAGGCGTTGAAGATGGCCCGGGACGTCGTGCTGCACACCGATGCCTCCGGGCGCGCCATGGGCAGCGACCGGCTGGAGCGGATCGGCGTCCGCACCCGCTCGCTCGGCACCTCGGGCACGACCGAGGACGCCGCGCTGCTGCTGGCCGACAGCGCCGGCGGATCGCTGGTGATCGCGGTCGGCACCCACGCGACCCTCGACGAGTTCCTCGACCGCCAGCGGTCCGGGCTCGCCAGCACCTTCCTCACCCGGCTGCGGATCGGTCCCCAGCTGGTCGACGCCAAGGCCGTCCAACAGCTCTACTCCGGCCGGGTCCGTCTGTGGCACCTGGCCGTGGTGCTGCTCGCCGGACTGGTCGCCCTGGCCGTGGCGCTCGCCGCGACGCCGGTCGGCGCCGACTGGTGGGACGCGCTGCTCGACGCTCTGAACGACCTCGTCTCCTGGATCCAAGGACTGTTCTCTTGATCTCGTTTCGCTACCACATCGTCTCCATCGTCTCGGTGTTCCTCGCCCTGGCGGTGGGCGTCGCCCTCGGCGGCGGCCCGCTCAAGGGCGAGGTGGACAACACCCTCGTCGACCAGGTGCAGGCCGACCGGGAGGTCAAGGCGCAGCTGCAGCAGGAGATCACCTCCCTCAAGGAGGCCAACGCCTTCGCCGACGACTTCGCCGCCGCGGTCGCCCCCGGGCTGATCGGGGACACGCTCAAGGGCCGCAGCGTGACCCTGGTGGCGCTGCCGACCGCCTCCCAGTCCGAGGTGACGCAGCTCAGCGACATGGTGAGCGCCGCGGGAGGCAGCGTGGCCGGCACGGTGCGCTTCGGCGAGAAGCTGCTCGACGTGGACCAGAAGCAGCTGGTCGACGAGCTCGGCAGCCAGCTGCTCGCCGGTGCCTCCGGGGTCAGCGTGCCGCCCGACGCCAGCGGCTACGAGCGCGCCGGCGCCCTGATCGCCCGCGCCATCGGCACCCAGGACGCCCCCGACGGCGCCGAGGTCGACGGGGCCGCGGAGAGCATCCTCGCCGGGCTCTCCACCGCGGAGCTGATCTCGGTGGAGGGCGATCTCACCAAGCGCGGCAGCCTGGTGCTGTTCGTCGCGGGTCCCGGTGAGGGCACCCTCGACCAGCGTCAGGGCAGCAACAGCATCGCCACCACGCTGATCTCCGCGGTGGACGCCAACACCGACGGCACCGTCGTCGCCGGTCCGCTCCAGTCGGCCCGCCCCGGCGGCCTCGTCCGCGCGGTCCGCGACGACGTCGCCGCCGCCGAGGAGGTCTCGACCGTGGACGTGCTGGGCCGCGAGGCCGGCCGCATCGTCGCGGTGATGGCGCTGGTGGGGCAGAGCAACGGCCAGACCGGTCACTACGGTGCCGTCGACGCCGCCGACGGGGCGCTGCCGGGAGCCACCGGAGGCGAGTGAGACGCGCCCCGACGCACCGATGAGGGGTGTGGCTCGCACCGACGGCCGGATTGGTTGGTAGGCTCGAACCCCGTGGACGTTCGATCGCGAGCCGACCTGCGATTGCCGCTCCAGCGACCCACCCCCTCGACGCCACGGGAGTTCACTTGGCCGCACCGCAGCCGACCAAGCACGTCTTCGTCACCGGAGGCGTTGCCTCCTCGCTCGGCAAGGGGCTGACCGCTTCCTCGCTGGGCAGCCTGCTGAAGTCCCGCGGGCTACGGGTGACGATGCAGAAGCTCGACCCGTACCTCAACGTGGACCCCGGCACCATGAACCCGTTCCAGCACGGCGAGGTCTTCGTGACCAACGACGGCGCCGAGACCGATCTCGACATCGGTCACTACGAGCGTTTCCTGGACACCGACCTGCAGGGGATCGCCAACGTCACCACCGGCCAGGTCTACTCCGAGGTGATCGCCAAGGAGCGTCGCGGCGCCTACCTGGGCGAGACCGTCCAGGTCATCCCGCACATCACCAACGAGATCAAGGAACGGATCCGCGCGATGGCCGGGCCCGACGTCGACGTGGTGATCACCGAGATCGGCGGCACCGTCGGTGACATCGAGTCGTTGCCGTTCCTGGAGGCGGCCCGTCAGGTCCGGCACGACGTCGGCCGGGACAACTGCTTCTTCCTGCACGTCTCGCTGGTGCCTTACATCGGCCCCTCGCGCGAGCTCAAGACCAAGCCCACCCAGCACTCCGTGGCGGCGCTGCGTTCGATCGGCATCCAGCCCGACGCGATCGTCTGCCGCTCCGACCGCGAGATCCCCGACTCGATGAAGCGGAAGATCTCGCTGATGTGCGACGTCGACGAGGAGGCCGTGGTCAACGCGACCGACGCGCCCTCGATCTACGACATCCCCCGGGTGCTCCACTCCGAGGGGCTCGACGCCTACGTCGTACGCCGGCTGAACCTGCCGTTCCGCGACGTGGACTGGACGGTCTGGGACGACCTGCTGCGCCGGGTGCACCACCCCTCGGAGGAGGTGACGGTCGCGCTGGTCGGCAAGTACGTCGACCTGCCCGACGCCTACCTGTCCGTGGCGGAGGCGCTGCGGGCAGGCGGCTTCGCGCACGAGGCCAAGGTCAACCTGGTCTGGGTGCCCTCCGACGAGTGCCAGACCCGCGAGGGCGCGGCCCGGCACCTCTCCGAGGTGGACGCCGTCTGCGTGCCCGGCGGCTTCGGCATCCGCGGCATCGAGGGCAAGGTCGGCGCGCTGGAGTACGCCCGGGCCCACGGGATCCCCACGCTCGGGCTCTGCCTGGGCCTGCAGTGCATGGTGATCGAGTACGCCCGGCACATGGCCGGCATCGAGGGCGCCGACTCCACCGAGTTCAACCCCGGCTGCGAGGAGCCGGTGATCGCCACGATGGCCGAGCAGCTCGACATCGTCTCCGGCGAGGGCGACATGGGCGGCACCATGCGCCTGGGGCTCTACCCGGCCGCCCTGAAGGAGGGCTCGCTGGTGCGCGAGCTCTACGGCGAGGCCAAGATCGACGAGCGGCACCGGCACCGCTACGAGGTCAACAACGGCTACCGGCCGCGTCTGGAGGCGGCCGGGCTGGTCTTCTCCGGCACCTCCCCGGACAACAACCTGGTCGAGTTCGTGGAGCTGCCCCGCGAGGTGCATCCCTACTACGTCGCCACCCAGGCGCACCCCGAGCTGCGCTCGCGGCCCACGCGGCCGCACCCGCTGTTCGCGGGCTGGTCGGAGCGGCCATCGACCGGCAGCGCGAGCAGCGGCTCGAGATCGACGACACCGCGCTGCGGCGTGCCGCAGCTGCCGCCGAGCCGGCATGAGCGACCTGCGTGACCGGCCCGAGCAGTGGCCGGTGCACGAGGTCGAGGAGATCTGGGACGGCAAGGCGCCGTTCTCGGTACGCCGGGACCTGATCTCCGCGCCCGCCGACCCCGACGAGCGGTTCGGCCGGCTGGTGCTCGAGCACCCCGGCGCCGTGGTGGTGCTCGCCGTGGACGAGCAGGAGCGGGCGCTGGTGCTGCGGCAGTACCGGCACCCGGTCCACCAGCGACTCGTCGAGCTGCCGGCCGGGCTGTTGGACAAGCCCGACGAGGACCCGCGGGTGGCCGCCGAGCGCGAGCTGCGCGAGGAGGCGCTGCTGCTCGCGGGGGAGTGGACGCACCTGCTGACGACGTACAGCTCTCCGGGGCTGACCAGCGAGCGGCTGGAGCTGTTCCTCGCCCGGGACCTCAGCGAGGCCCCGGACCGCGGCGACGGCTTCGAGCTGCACCACGAGGAGGCCGACATGACCTCCGAGTGGGTGCCGGTCGCCGAGCTCCTCGCCGGCTTCCTCGACGGCCGGCTGGCCGACGGTCCGCTGGGTCATGCGGTGATGACCTACGTGCTCGGAGGACATTCCGCGCGAAGCGCCGGGTGAGTCCCGGGCGGCCACGAGCACGGGCTCGGCGAAGCCCTACACTCGCCGTGGTCGCCCCGATGACGTGGCGACTTCTCACTCGAGAGGAACAGAAGTCGATGAAGATCGGCGTGCCCAAGGAAGTCAAGAACCACGAGTACCGCGTGGCCCTCACCCCGGTGGGGGCGCACGAGCTCACCGAGCGCGGCCATGACGTCTACGTGGAGGCCGGCGCCGGCGCCGGGTCCCTGATCCCCGACGACGAGTACGTCGCCGCCGGCGCCACCATGGTGACCAGCCCGGACGAGGTCTGGGGCAGCGCCGAGATGGTGCTCAAGGTCAAGGAGCCGGTCGCCGAGGAGTACGACCGGATGCGGGAGGGGCAGACGCTCTTCACCTACCTGCACCTGGCCGCGGACAAGCCGCTGACCGAGGAGCTGCTCGCGCGTCGCGTCAACGCGATCGCCTACGAGACGGTGCAGCTGCCCTCGGGCTCGCTGCCGCTGCTCTACCCGATGTCGGAGGTCGCCGGCTGCCTCGCTCCCCAGGTGGGTGCGCACTCGCTCATGAAGGCGCAGGGCGGCCGTGGCGTGCTGATGGGCGGGGTCGGTGGCGTGGCGAACGCCAAGGTCGTCGTGATCGGTGCCGGGGTGGCCGGCCAGAACGCCGCGAACATCGCGCTCGGCATGGGGGCGGACGTCACCCTGCTCGACACCGACCTCGACAAGCTGCGGCTGTCGTTCTGGCGCTACAACAACCGGGTGCACGGGCTCGCCTCCTCGAAGCTGGCGATCCAGCAGCAGGTGATGGAGGCCGACCTGGTCATCGGCGCGGTGCTGATCCCCGGCGCCAAGGCCCCCAAGCTGGTCAGCAACGACCTGGTCTCGCGGATGAAGCCGGGCTCGGTGCTCGTCGACATCGCCGTCGACCAAGGCGGCTGCTTCGAGGACACGCACGCCACCACGCACGCCGACCCGACATACATGGTCCACGACTCGGTGTTCTACTGCGTGGCCAACATGCCCGGTGCGGTGCCGAACACCTCCACCTACGCGCTCACCAACGCGACGCTGCCCTACGCGGTGGCGCTGGCGGAGAAGGGCTGGGAGAAGGCGCTCCGCGACGACCACTCGCTGGCCCTCGGCCTCAACGTGCACGCCGGCGAGCTGACCAACGCACCGGTGGCCGAGGCGCACGGCCTCGCGGCGGTGTCGCTGGACACCGTCCTGGGCTGAGGTGAGCGAGGCCGGGAGCGGACCGCCGGGCCCTTCGGGGCTGCAGCGGGCGGTCCGCACCTACCTCGACCACCTCGTGGTGGAGCGCGGGCTGGCCGACAACACGCTGTCCTCCTACCGCCGCGACCTGCGCAGGTACGTCGGCTTCCTGGCCGGTCAGGGGATCCACGACCCGACGGCGGTCGAGGAGGCCGTCGTGACCGCGTTCCTGCGGGCGTTGCGCGAGGGCGACGCGGACCATCCGCCGCTCAGCGCGGGCTCCGCGGCGCGGACGGTCGTGGCGGTGCGCGGGTTCCACCGGTTCGCCCTGCGCGAGGGGCTCAGCACGGTCGACCCGTCGGCCGCCGTCCGACCTCCGGCGCCGGCGCGACGGTTGCCCAAGGCGCTGCCGCTCTCCGACATCGAACGGATCCTGGAGGCCGCGGGCGCGCCGGGCACCGCGCTCGCGCTGCGGGACCGGGCGCTGCTCGAGGTCCTCTACGGCACCGGCGCCCGGATCTCGGAGGCGGTCGGTCTCGACGTGGACGACCTGGACCTCGACGGGACCGACGGGACGGCGCAGGGCACCGTGCTGCTGCGCGGCAAGGGTGGCAAGGAGCGGGTGGTGCCGATCGGCTCGTTCGCCTGCGAGGCGGTCAGCGCCTACCTGGTCCGCGGCCGGCCCGAGCTGGCCGGCGTCGGCACCGGCGTCGCGGCGCTCTTCCTCAACGCCCGCGGCGGCCGGCTGTCCCGGCAGAGCGCCT
The DNA window shown above is from Nocardioides mesophilus and carries:
- a CDS encoding copper transporter, whose protein sequence is MISFRYHIVSIVSVFLALAVGVALGGGPLKGEVDNTLVDQVQADREVKAQLQQEITSLKEANAFADDFAAAVAPGLIGDTLKGRSVTLVALPTASQSEVTQLSDMVSAAGGSVAGTVRFGEKLLDVDQKQLVDELGSQLLAGASGVSVPPDASGYERAGALIARAIGTQDAPDGAEVDGAAESILAGLSTAELISVEGDLTKRGSLVLFVAGPGEGTLDQRQGSNSIATTLISAVDANTDGTVVAGPLQSARPGGLVRAVRDDVAAAEEVSTVDVLGREAGRIVAVMALVGQSNGQTGHYGAVDAADGALPGATGGE
- a CDS encoding site-specific tyrosine recombinase XerD → MSEAGSGPPGPSGLQRAVRTYLDHLVVERGLADNTLSSYRRDLRRYVGFLAGQGIHDPTAVEEAVVTAFLRALREGDADHPPLSAGSAARTVVAVRGFHRFALREGLSTVDPSAAVRPPAPARRLPKALPLSDIERILEAAGAPGTALALRDRALLEVLYGTGARISEAVGLDVDDLDLDGTDGTAQGTVLLRGKGGKERVVPIGSFACEAVSAYLVRGRPELAGVGTGVAALFLNARGGRLSRQSAWTVLTRAADRAGVVAEVSPHTLRHSFATHLLDGGADVRVVQELLGHASVTTTQVYTLVTVDSLREVYATAHPRARA
- a CDS encoding NUDIX domain-containing protein; its protein translation is MSDLRDRPEQWPVHEVEEIWDGKAPFSVRRDLISAPADPDERFGRLVLEHPGAVVVLAVDEQERALVLRQYRHPVHQRLVELPAGLLDKPDEDPRVAAERELREEALLLAGEWTHLLTTYSSPGLTSERLELFLARDLSEAPDRGDGFELHHEEADMTSEWVPVAELLAGFLDGRLADGPLGHAVMTYVLGGHSARSAG
- the ald gene encoding alanine dehydrogenase, producing MKIGVPKEVKNHEYRVALTPVGAHELTERGHDVYVEAGAGAGSLIPDDEYVAAGATMVTSPDEVWGSAEMVLKVKEPVAEEYDRMREGQTLFTYLHLAADKPLTEELLARRVNAIAYETVQLPSGSLPLLYPMSEVAGCLAPQVGAHSLMKAQGGRGVLMGGVGGVANAKVVVIGAGVAGQNAANIALGMGADVTLLDTDLDKLRLSFWRYNNRVHGLASSKLAIQQQVMEADLVIGAVLIPGAKAPKLVSNDLVSRMKPGSVLVDIAVDQGGCFEDTHATTHADPTYMVHDSVFYCVANMPGAVPNTSTYALTNATLPYAVALAEKGWEKALRDDHSLALGLNVHAGELTNAPVAEAHGLAAVSLDTVLG
- the steA gene encoding putative cytokinetic ring protein SteA; translation: MKFPSRQTPHASLPGITGTARVDRRTQAVTRRIRPGDIAVIDHLDLDRAHAEALRDAGAAAVVDAASLISGRYPNLGPDLLAQAGVVMVDEVGADALKEIRDGSTLRVHDGRVFAGEELVATGRALTPEKLAAQMEEARGGLATQLQSFTHNTTEFLRREQDLLLHGQGVPTLTTRVHGRPVVVVVRGYDYREDLRRLRRFIREQRPVLVGVDAGADALVAAGHRPDVVVVGEDGLAQSNTGGDQGQTVSDKALKMARDVVLHTDASGRAMGSDRLERIGVRTRSLGTSGTTEDAALLLADSAGGSLVIAVGTHATLDEFLDRQRSGLASTFLTRLRIGPQLVDAKAVQQLYSGRVRLWHLAVVLLAGLVALAVALAATPVGADWWDALLDALNDLVSWIQGLFS